One window of the Procambarus clarkii isolate CNS0578487 chromosome 27, FALCON_Pclarkii_2.0, whole genome shotgun sequence genome contains the following:
- the LOC138369237 gene encoding chemotaxis regulatory protein ChePep-like, with translation MVLWYEAFELPQETLQTEAFELPQEALQTETSELPQETLQTETYELPQETLQALASELPQETLQTLASELPQETLQTEDSELPQETLHTEASELLQVSLQTEASELPHQKLQTEASEHPQESLQIEVSELPQEKTEASELPQEKTEASELPQEKTEASELPQETLQTEGSELPQETLHTEASELLQVSLQTEASELPHQKLRTEASEHPQESLQIEVSELPQEKSEVSELPQEKTEASELPQGTLQTEASELPQITLQTEALELPQETLQTEASELPQETLTTEASELPQKTLQAETSELPQETLTTEASELPQETATDRHH, from the exons atggtGCTTTGGTATG AGGCCTTTGAACTGCCTcaggaaacattacaaactgaggcctttGAACTACCTCAGGAAGCATTACAAACCGAGACCTCTGAACTGccacaagaaacattacaaactgagacctatgaactgcctcaagaaacattacaagctTTGGCCtcggaactgcctcaagaaacattacaaactttggcctctgaactgcctcaagaaacattacaaactgaggactctgaactgcctcaagaaacattacataccgaggcctctgaactgcttcAAGTatcattacaaactgaggcctccGAACTGCCTCATCAAaaattacaaactgaggcctctgaacaccCTCAAGAATCATTACAAATTGAGgtttctgaactgcctcaagaaaaaactgaggcctctgaactgcctcaagaaaaaactgaggcctctgaactgcctcaagaaaaaactgaggcctctgaactgcctcaag aaacattacaaactgagggctctgaactgcctcaagaaacattacataccgaggcctctgaactgcttcAAGTatcattacaaactgaggcctcgGAACTGCCTCATCAAAAATTacgaactgaggcctctgaacaccCTCAAGAATCATTACAAATTGAGgtttctgaactgcctcaagaaaaatCTGAggtctctgaactgcctcaagaaaaaactgaggcctctgaactgcctcaaggtaCATTACAAACCGAGGCTTCTGAACTGCCTCAAATAACGTTGCAGACTGAGGCCttagaactgcctcaagaaacattacaaactgaggcctctgaactgcctcaagaaacattaacaactgagGCATCTGAACTGCCTCAAAAAACATTACAAGCTgagacctctgaactgcctcaagaaacattaacaactgaggcctctgaactgcctcaagaaacagctacagatagacatcaTTAA